GGCAATGGCCTCATTTCCCATCAATAGTTTTTTCATCTTTTACTCCTCCAAAAGTATAAAATTATGCTACTCCGTATCCATGTATCCTGGCCACTATAACACAAATTACCATTACCGCTATTAGTACCATAACAAAAACATCAATGGCCTTAATTGCCTTTTCGTTAAAGTAGGTTCGCTTGCCCCCTCCATAGCCCCGTGTCTCCATGGCCATAGCCAGCCTTTCTGCCTTTTGCAGTGAAATCAACACCAGCGGTACCGCAACCGGGATATATGACTTTATCTTTACCAGAGGGTTGCCTCCATCCACCGTACAGGCCCGGCAAGCCTGTGCAGCACTTATTTGTTTTACTTCTGATAAAAAGGTGGGTATAAATCGCAGTGCAGTCATAAACATAAAAACATAATCATAGGGTAATTTTAATTTTTCTGTAAGACATAAAACAATATCTTTAAATTGGGTTGTTGCCAGAAAAACCACAAAACTTAACACCAAAGCCATCATTCTAATGCCCATGGCTATTCCCAAGTTTAGTGCACCGGTGGTTACAGGTACATACCCACCGGGTATTAAATAAAAGAGTGTTAAACCTTCTTTATAAAAAAACACTTGCAACAACACCAGCACAAGGGCAAATATACTTAAGCCCTTTACC
This window of the Desulfofalx alkaliphila DSM 12257 genome carries:
- a CDS encoding energy-coupling factor transporter transmembrane component T family protein; this encodes MNPLASAVDYVQGNSFIHQLNPLTKMCWTVAVMVVALTFSHTYFLLALLVSVLLVAVSAGVINRILPLVKGLSIFALVLVLLQVFFYKEGLTLFYLIPGGYVPVTTGALNLGIAMGIRMMALVLSFVVFLATTQFKDIVLCLTEKLKLPYDYVFMFMTALRFIPTFLSEVKQISAAQACRACTVDGGNPLVKIKSYIPVAVPLVLISLQKAERLAMAMETRGYGGGKRTYFNEKAIKAIDVFVMVLIAVMVICVIVARIHGYGVA